CCGAGCCAAAACAAACCCCGCGAAAGCGGGGTTTTTCTTTGCTTGATGAATTTGTCTGGCGTTGTTTTGCTGGTTTGCTCAGCGAGGACGGTTTTTCTCTTCCAGAAATTGCAAGGCTTTTTCCATCAAGGGGTCTTCTCCAAGGGCCAGCTTTTCAGGATCGTCTTCCATGAGGACATCCGGGGTGATGCTGGCCGGGTAAGGCTGTCCTGCTTCATCCTGCACATACAGGATGCTGAGCTGCAAAGCAGACTGGTCGGCCAGAGGATAAAGCAGGGTGGAGGTGTTCCCCACCCCATAGGTTTTTTCCCCAAAAATCCAGGTGATGGCAGCTTTTCTGGATTCATACGCCATGAACTCTGCACAGGATGCACTGCGTTCATCCACCAGAAAAACCGTGGGATGGATCCACAGGGCGTAACCCTCAACAGAAGCCACAGGAATGGGTGCCCCTCCGGGCAGCTGAAACCACAACTGTCCTTTCTCTGCATGCATGGTGTTGCGCCAGCCCACCTGAATCCATTCTTCTGAAAAACGGGGATTGAACGCCAGGGCGGCCAGCATGCACTGGTCGGAGCGGCCTCCGCCATTGCTTCTGAGGTCCACCACCATGCCGGTCATGCCTTCTTCCTGGGCACGGGCCACCAGGCCATGCACCCTGCTGGCAATGTCGCCACTGCCCAGAAAAGTAGGAATGCGCAGGATGCCGATGTTCCCGGATCGCACCAGATAAGGCATGAACACCAGAGGCATTTCTTTGGGGATGAGGGTGACCTGAAAAGCAGTTTTTCCCTGTCGGGTGATGATGACGTTCTGGGGTGCTGTGGTTTTTGTGCTGTCCAGTCCTGTGATCACATCAAAACGGGACATCCCTGCCAGATCTGCTGGTCCGCCCTGGACCACATCCAGAACCATGGTTCTGCCATCTTGCAACCTGTAAGACTGAAAACCAAAAAATCCGGTGTTGCTGCCCTGGCTGCGGGCAAGGTAAGCCTGATGCTGCTCCGGGGTCAGAAAGTTGGCATGGCCATCTTTCAGGCTGGTCATGACGTTTTTGATGGCTGGATAGGCTGCACTGCTGGGACAGCCAGGGATGGTGTTGCATGCTTCCTGCATTTCACCCCTGTGCTGATCGATCAGGTTTTGCAGGTCCAGATGCCGGGGATTCACATACCTTTTGAGCAGGGTGCGTTCAAAGTTCTGGTACAGCTCTGGCGCAGTGACTGCAGCCGCACTGCAAGAAAAACCAAGCAGAAGGGAGAGCATCAGGATTCGCATGTGCCTTTTATTGTAGAAGCACATCTGCTGAAGACTCTGAGTGCATCCTCCGTTTCATGTAGGGCCAGAGGAGGGGAGATCTGCCACTTCTGCTATTTTTATACCGAGTACAGATATTTTGATGGGGGATTTGGTGCTTTGAAAACCCCGTGTGGCACGCATTTGATCGGGCAGCCAAAAACCCCAGTCTGTGGGTGTTGACATAACCGGGTATCCGTAGTATTCTTTTCTTCGCCCGAGAGGAAGCAGCAATGCAGAAACGAAGGCGGAGTTGTTTGACAGAAGAAGAAGCTTAGTGAGACGGAAGGAGACCCGACAGGGTCTTGAGAGCGGTCTGCGGACTCTAGACTCTCGAAAATAGAAACCTGTACAGGTTTCTTTGAATACAGCCAAGCGAAACAGAAATGATAGCTTGGGACAAACTAACTTACTAAGCAGCTAACGCTGCTTGTAATGCCATTTATGGAGAGTTTGATCCTGGCTCAGGGTGAACGCTGGCGGCGTGCTTAAGACATGCAAGTCGAACGGGGAACTTCGGTTCTTA
This portion of the Deinococcus roseus genome encodes:
- a CDS encoding S41 family peptidase, with the protein product MRILMLSLLLGFSCSAAAVTAPELYQNFERTLLKRYVNPRHLDLQNLIDQHRGEMQEACNTIPGCPSSAAYPAIKNVMTSLKDGHANFLTPEQHQAYLARSQGSNTGFFGFQSYRLQDGRTMVLDVVQGGPADLAGMSRFDVITGLDSTKTTAPQNVIITRQGKTAFQVTLIPKEMPLVFMPYLVRSGNIGILRIPTFLGSGDIASRVHGLVARAQEEGMTGMVVDLRSNGGGRSDQCMLAALAFNPRFSEEWIQVGWRNTMHAEKGQLWFQLPGGAPIPVASVEGYALWIHPTVFLVDERSASCAEFMAYESRKAAITWIFGEKTYGVGNTSTLLYPLADQSALQLSILYVQDEAGQPYPASITPDVLMEDDPEKLALGEDPLMEKALQFLEEKNRPR